A window of Colletes latitarsis isolate SP2378_abdomen chromosome 11, iyColLati1, whole genome shotgun sequence genomic DNA:
CGTCCCGCTTCTACATATTGTCTTATAAATTACACAGTAAAATGAATTGGGTGGCGCGTTTACAACGTAACATCGATCATATATAAACGATCCGGTAAGAATATAAAAAGGGTTAGGTCAGAAAAACACAGTAGATGGTTTTTCTAACTAATACGCATTCATCACAATCTCCAAATACACCTCAGATGTTATGTTTATCATTCatcttttataatttattaacgaTATTCGTATTTGACTAATATCGTTATAAAAGTTCATGCATCGTTTCAATGCAAGACTAAATGAAATGCCTCTGTCTGCGACCATGTACACATATATTCCtgagatattaaaatattattgtacTGAAAATTGATCTTAATAAGTATTGACTCTACATGCTGCAAATTGCGTAACATTGTTTCCATCTATTGgcagaaaatattaaagtagtCTTGTGTAAAGCTAAACACACTTTGAGCGCAGGTGGACGCAGCGCAGTGTGATGCAATACAGCACAGgattttataaacaatataAAGCAGTTGTCCACCGCACATTAACTACTTTTACAAGACCTAAATTTACGTCCAAGTTACGTCCAACTTCAGCGTAAAATTGGAGAGTATAAACGTAGCCATTCATACGTGACTTACTGCATCCCGTAACAATGTACGATGAGAAACTGTCTAGAAAATTCCGCGTCCTCTGTAACCCTGCACCAAATGTGCACCTAACCTGAGAACTTCCAAAATGATTTACAGGCAATACCTGTTTTATAACTGCTCGTAACCTTCATATTGTCGCCAAACTAATCAATCAAACATTAACGCAAGAAAATAGTTAACCATTGGAATACGTGATACCAATCGCTGAATATTCTTTTTGTGAATCGACTATCTTTATCGCGAGTGATCATGTGTATAAGCATTTTGCTTTATAGTATAAATTCCTACAAAGCGCGAGATTCTTGCAACGTGAATGCAAATAACGCCACATATACGTGAATTCATCGAATCCACGTAAAAAGAAATGCATGAAGATACTTCCTCATTTTTATCGATCATCTATAGCCATCAGCATTTCTCAATTCGTAATAGAAGATACTGTTGCACAGTATATACAGGTTCACTTGATTATTGCATGCTGTTGATGATACTTACGCCTAAGACTTCATATACTCGTATCCGTATTCACGTAAAGGGACGAATGTTTCTTTGATCGATTGTGGTGACGCCCAACGGAGGACATAATGAGGACCACCAGCTTTGTCGTTTGTACCAGACATTCGACTGCCACCAAATGGCTGCTGACCAACAACGGACCCAGTCGATTTATCATTGACGTAGAAATTACCGGCTGTGTATTTTAATTCCTCAAGTGCCTTCCTTGCCCaagttctgaaaaaatgaagaTACAATGAAAGGGATTGTATTGAAATATTGTACCGCGAATTAAAACGCTTACTCGTCTTgtgcaaatattgatccagttaAAGCATAAGGCGTTGAAGATTCTACCAATTTCATTGTTTCATCGAGCTGTGAATCTTTATAAACGTAAATTGTCAACACAGGCCCAAATATTTCTTCCGTCATTATTTTGTCTTTTGGATCTTTTGTTACTACTATTGTTGGCTCGATGAAATATCCGTTTCTGAAAGAGAAAATATAGTAAAAATAGcatatcaaaaatatttaatgaattaTACGAAGTGAAACGTACGAATCGTCATATTTTCCACCGCCAATAATTTCTAAATTTGATGATTTTTTGGCGTGTTCGATATATCCAGAAATTCTTTTAAATGCGGTAGCGTCTATGACAGCTCCAGTGAACATAGTAAAATCTCTAACATCACCAATCTTAAGCGTGTCACGAATCGCTAAAAGACCTTCTTTTATctaaaaataataatgaaaagaaGTTTCATTTAGAAATTACTTTCACAAATTCTATCTTATAAACTACAATCATAATGCATGTGTAAAATATACCTTAGGCCATAAAGACTCTGGAATATACATTCTACTGCAAGCTGAACACTTCTGGCCATTATATTCAAAACAACTCCTTATGGTTCCATTAACAACTGACTCCACATGagcactagtatgtacaaaatggTAATTTTTGCCACCACATTCACCTACTAATTTAGGATAGTTTTTATATTTTCCCAAATTTTGACCAACTTGCATCCATAGACGATTAAATGTTGGCACCGATCCAGTAAAATTAATTGCAGACAAATAAGGTGAAGCAGTTATAGTGTCACCAAAAACAGGACCATCGCACGGAATAAAATTGACTACACCTGGTGGTACACCAGCTTCTCTACATATCTTAAAGATCCACCAGTTAGAAAGTAAAGCTGTATCTGATGGTTTCCAAAGAACTCCATTtccctaaaaatattttaaaatacacaAAACTTTTTACATACATTTTATTTACAATGTGTACGCTAGGCTTAAATTTACAATAATgaagttatttatttaattaaatctttACGATCAAAATGGCATGGAACAAAATACAAACCATTAAGGCAGGTGTATAGCTTAAATTACCACCAATGGCAGTAAAGTTGAATGGCGATACTGCAGCAACAAAACCATCCATTCCGCGATATCTCATTGAGTTTAAAGTTTCTTTAGGATTAGGCGAAATCGGTTGATATTTTAAGGCCTCTTTAAGGAAATATCCATGCATTTTGAAGAAATCGATTAATTCGGCAGCACTATCAATTTCCGCTTGGATAACTGTTTTGCTTTGTCCAAGCATGGTGGCAGCATTCAATTGTTGCCTATATTTATTTGCCATAAGGTCAGCTGCCCTTAACCAAATATCTAAACGCTTTTCAATTGGACATTTTTCCCATTCCCGCTGTGCCTTAACAGCAACATCTATTGCTTTTTTGACTAGATCAGGTGTTGCCCAGTAATACTTTGCAATTTTTGCTTTGTGATTATGCGGCTAAAAAATATGTCATTATTAATGTTAACATGCGCTCTATCATtcaaatcattatttatttatccATTGTTAATATGTAATGACTTACCATGACTTGATATCTACATAAATCAGTTTTAATTTCCTCATCACCGATAACCAATGGTACTTCTTCGCATTCATTAGACATTTTATCTAAAGTCTTCTCCAATTCTGCTCTCTCAGGACTACCCTTCAAGTAACTAAGAACAGGTTCATTTTGTAGAGGAAATTCAGTAGGATTTGGTACTGGCACTATCGTTCCCAGACATCTTGTACTGACtctgttaaaaaaaatattaattatgaacATTCTATGTAAGGTAGATATCATAACATCAACTACATTTATGTTTATGTTTACTAATATATAACAGATAATGAGATTAAACACAGGTACAAATATTAGCTCTCAAGACCTGTCTTCATATCATCTCTAAATATTTATCTTTGTACTCTGTAGTAAGAGTTAAATCTATAATGTTATCTCCACCTTAAGATTTCAGGAATTAAGATATTttcttcccataataatatttctttgacacaaaaatgttaatatctataattaaaataatagacAAGAACAAAAGCAAGAAGccataaattattataataaataataataacaatagtaataataataaatgtataTAAGTAATaggtaatataaaataattaatatgatAAAAGTACTGCAAAACAAAAATGGTGCATAAAACTTTATGTATGTATTTTCATACAACTTTTAATATGTACAAATGATATTTTGATATATTTGATATCTAATCTACATACTAACATACATTCATATTTAATCAAATATGTATTTACAATAACATAATAAAATTAGTATATAGTTATACTTAAGAAATATTAGATAAGATTTGTTTCTCGaatctttagaaaaaaattccatggCCTTGTTACATAAATGAAAAGAGATATTTATTTTCAGGAGAGAAAGACGTTATTTTAAACTTGCTCGCATATGTCAAACCAATACCATGGTCATAGTATTATGTAATGGTATCGCGGCGACCCATGTTATTACAGTTATCGCTATATTACTAATTACACCAAACGAGATTCGATAACAACAATGATGTAATTATTTCAATCAATGAAATATGTAGTCTCGTTCTCCACGAAGCCGCGAAGTTTACAAAGTCGAAGTAAACGGATATACACGGTTCAAATATAGAAGAACTGACGCAAGGAACTCAACGTCTATAATTTATTGTATAAATATCAATCGATTtctttaattttgaaaaatcgtggaTCATTTCATTTTTGCCCATTGATCGGCACGGAACACATCGTAAAGAATATTCCGCGTTTAATGAAGAGCATAAATTTAAGAACTATGATACATCGTGTATCGATTGGTAAATATTGGGGTCAACACAAAATTCTGTTGTGTAATTTACGTATTTACATATAGACGGTAAAATACGTGTACCTTAGCAGATGGTACGTACATAATACATATACTATCCGTATGGAACTACAGAAATAT
This region includes:
- the P5cdh1 gene encoding delta-1-Pyrroline-5-carboxylate dehydrogenase 1 yields the protein MLSLCRQVLIANSQKVSTRCLGTIVPVPNPTEFPLQNEPVLSYLKGSPERAELEKTLDKMSNECEEVPLVIGDEEIKTDLCRYQVMPHNHKAKIAKYYWATPDLVKKAIDVAVKAQREWEKCPIEKRLDIWLRAADLMANKYRQQLNAATMLGQSKTVIQAEIDSAAELIDFFKMHGYFLKEALKYQPISPNPKETLNSMRYRGMDGFVAAVSPFNFTAIGGNLSYTPALMGNGVLWKPSDTALLSNWWIFKICREAGVPPGVVNFIPCDGPVFGDTITASPYLSAINFTGSVPTFNRLWMQVGQNLGKYKNYPKLVGECGGKNYHFVHTSAHVESVVNGTIRSCFEYNGQKCSACSRMYIPESLWPKIKEGLLAIRDTLKIGDVRDFTMFTGAVIDATAFKRISGYIEHAKKSSNLEIIGGGKYDDSNGYFIEPTIVVTKDPKDKIMTEEIFGPVLTIYVYKDSQLDETMKLVESSTPYALTGSIFAQDETWARKALEELKYTAGNFYVNDKSTGSVVGQQPFGGSRMSGTNDKAGGPHYVLRWASPQSIKETFVPLREYGYEYMKS